In one window of Chthoniobacterales bacterium DNA:
- a CDS encoding glycosyltransferase family 4 protein: MRRLQPPLRVSNILFVLYHDFSANSAVHVHNFANQLAALGHSTAVAFPDGRDSGTGLGDQNYSVHRFPQVDGDWTRIFPDGRSPDVVHAWTPRENVRLFCEKLAGFCTFSLFVHLEDNEELILEVNLGTSFEKLARSRSVEIPANLSHPRHYRAFIASAAGVTLIMDRLDRFVPPEIPKLVLWPGADDQLFFPRPRDPELPAQLGLSEGTVVLCYTGNVHSANARDVRSLYLAAAILDREGIPARLVRTGRDFNPFLGPDEEWAQKISIPLGYVEYREIPAILSLADVLVQPGADNAFNEFRLPGKLPEFFAMGRPVIVPNCNVGRFVRDGEEALVLPRVDALGIVDAIRHLRANKSLAERLAAGATEFCRKNFNWRNNAGALARFYADVSAQSQKQTQTDVPAITVSK; encoded by the coding sequence ATGCGGCGATTACAGCCGCCGCTCCGCGTGAGTAACATCCTCTTCGTCCTTTACCACGACTTCAGCGCCAATAGCGCTGTCCATGTCCATAACTTTGCCAATCAGCTCGCGGCCCTCGGCCATTCCACCGCCGTCGCCTTTCCAGATGGCCGCGACAGCGGGACTGGACTAGGCGACCAAAATTATTCCGTCCATCGCTTCCCCCAGGTAGACGGAGATTGGACCCGCATTTTTCCCGACGGCCGCTCGCCCGACGTGGTCCATGCCTGGACGCCGCGCGAAAACGTTCGCCTCTTCTGCGAAAAACTCGCCGGCTTCTGCACCTTCTCGCTCTTTGTTCATCTCGAAGACAACGAAGAGCTGATTCTCGAAGTGAATCTCGGCACCTCCTTTGAAAAGCTGGCGCGGTCGCGGTCCGTGGAGATTCCCGCGAATCTTTCCCATCCGCGACATTATCGCGCGTTCATCGCTTCCGCGGCCGGCGTAACCCTGATCATGGATCGCCTCGACCGCTTCGTGCCGCCTGAGATCCCGAAGCTCGTCCTTTGGCCGGGCGCCGACGACCAGCTTTTCTTTCCGCGGCCGCGAGATCCGGAACTGCCCGCGCAGCTCGGATTGTCGGAGGGGACGGTCGTCCTTTGTTATACCGGCAACGTCCATTCCGCCAATGCGCGCGACGTTCGCAGCCTCTACCTGGCGGCTGCCATCCTGGATCGGGAAGGAATTCCCGCGAGATTGGTCCGCACCGGCCGCGATTTCAACCCATTCCTCGGCCCGGACGAAGAATGGGCGCAGAAGATTTCTATCCCCCTGGGATACGTCGAATACCGGGAAATCCCGGCGATTCTCAGCCTCGCGGATGTCCTGGTCCAACCGGGAGCTGACAATGCCTTCAACGAATTCCGGTTGCCCGGAAAACTCCCGGAATTTTTCGCCATGGGGAGACCGGTAATCGTTCCCAACTGCAACGTCGGCCGCTTCGTTCGCGATGGAGAAGAGGCGCTGGTGCTGCCAAGAGTTGACGCGCTCGGCATTGTCGACGCGATTCGCCACCTGCGCGCAAACAAATCGCTGGCCGAACGCCTGGCCGCGGGAGCCACCGAGTTTTGCCGAAAGAATTTCAACTGGAGAAACAACGCCGGGGCCCTGGCGCGTTTTTACGCCGACGTCTCCGCCCAATCGCAAAAGCAAACCCAGACAGATGTCCCCGCCATCACGGTTTCGAAGTAA
- a CDS encoding methyltransferase domain-containing protein gives MSPPSRFRSNPAAAAEVVARFSQSPHPPGTSYATVRDYCESLDELPQVTAMDGDLKNVQRPWAVKALLANVPPPARLLEIGGGQPIVSGFLNELGYEVTLVDPYDGFGNGPTDYQQYVERYPNVKIRREYFRPGMGGLAPGSFDAIFSVSVLEHLPPPALTNCFEAIAEFLSPNGFSIHCFDFILQGIGDAHDLTVAQAILTEQQKLGGQTAPEPIAQLVEQLRADVETFFLSPQGHHNWRGGQPYAEFPFRKVVSLQTIVARSPAP, from the coding sequence ATGTCCCCGCCATCACGGTTTCGAAGTAATCCGGCCGCCGCGGCGGAAGTCGTCGCGCGGTTCTCGCAATCGCCCCATCCGCCCGGGACGTCGTACGCAACGGTCCGCGATTACTGCGAAAGCCTGGACGAGCTTCCCCAGGTCACGGCCATGGACGGCGATCTGAAAAATGTGCAACGCCCCTGGGCCGTAAAAGCTTTGCTTGCGAATGTGCCGCCACCGGCGCGGCTTCTGGAAATCGGCGGCGGCCAACCAATCGTTAGCGGATTCCTCAACGAGCTCGGTTATGAGGTCACGCTCGTCGATCCGTACGACGGATTCGGAAACGGCCCGACTGATTATCAGCAATACGTCGAACGGTATCCGAACGTCAAAATTCGCCGGGAATATTTTCGCCCCGGAATGGGCGGCCTGGCGCCGGGCTCTTTCGACGCGATTTTTTCGGTCTCCGTCCTCGAGCACCTTCCACCGCCCGCGCTCACCAACTGTTTCGAGGCCATTGCGGAATTTCTTTCGCCCAACGGCTTCTCCATTCATTGTTTCGATTTCATTCTCCAGGGGATTGGCGACGCGCACGACCTCACCGTGGCGCAAGCAATTCTCACGGAGCAACAAAAGCTGGGCGGACAGACCGCGCCTGAGCCGATCGCGCAGTTGGTGGAGCAGCTCCGGGCCGATGTGGAAACATTTTTTCTTTCGCCGCAGGGTCATCATAACTGGCGGGGGGGACAGCCCTACGCGGAGTTTCCATTTCGCAAGGTTGTTTCGCTCCAGACCATCGTGGCCCGCTCTCCTGCGCCCTAA
- a CDS encoding glycosyltransferase family 2 protein has translation MPDQNEYLLELTAELEQLQRSLMDLRRQAAKPSQEKRIPDGDALDSAHRHLATAKRLARLLQTGVAGVESQLERAEQEVWSLKVKRADATARLKSRERLLEQIQHSAAWKIIKPIWKLFHRSEKPDRIDNRDLAFALDLPKQWKTSREILLIKGWCFSRSGKEIAGVRAKIGRKGRLARYGLERRDVAGSFGDWPLASRSGFTIELRVPPGRSMVRLEMIEQGSEWQPFFEHELEREPGEGDATFEEESAGDARFPERILKLPSLSAAKAFELLQPAFDKHAQRATSDAPFFSILTSTFNSKPEWLAEAALSLLNQSIADWEWCLVDDGSENPQTRKLLELLDRISPRVRICFSAKAGISAANNQALELARGEYVCFLDHDDLLHPFALEAMQEKLREGDDVVYSDEDKIEDATGDLVEPFFKPDWSPEYFRGVMYVGHLLCVRRDLARKTRFDSAFDGVQDFEFMLRLSEMGPRIGHIPQVLYHWRKTPGSIAATTDAKPNLGALQARAVNAHLERMGLAARAEQSKLPHRLNFVPANRERLRRVSIIIPTRDAPDVFGRCLKSIFATTSHPDFEVIVMDNETTDESALALMREFPIRRILFPNPFNFSRANNQGAAAATGELLVFLNNDTEVITADWLQQLAYYAEQNDVGATGALLAYPDRTVQHAGVALGMRGTADHTMRRFPIEVDGYAGSLLCAREVSAVTGACLMIRKSLFEEIGGFNEHFFTAYQDVDLCLRLRARGLRIIYTPQALLFHHESVSRQSYYDMIDRMLLLDQWEEVIERGDPYYNPNLNLECGDYSRRSA, from the coding sequence GTGCCTGACCAGAACGAATACTTGCTGGAGTTAACGGCGGAGCTGGAGCAACTCCAGCGTTCGCTCATGGACCTGCGCCGGCAGGCGGCAAAGCCTTCGCAAGAAAAACGCATCCCGGACGGGGATGCGCTCGATTCTGCCCATCGCCATCTGGCCACAGCGAAAAGACTCGCCCGTCTTCTCCAGACTGGCGTGGCCGGAGTGGAATCGCAGCTCGAACGCGCGGAACAGGAAGTCTGGTCGCTGAAAGTAAAACGCGCGGATGCGACCGCCCGTTTGAAAAGCCGGGAGCGTTTGCTCGAGCAAATCCAACACTCGGCCGCGTGGAAAATCATCAAGCCGATCTGGAAACTCTTCCATCGTTCCGAGAAACCGGATCGCATCGACAACCGGGATCTCGCGTTCGCCCTCGACCTGCCGAAACAATGGAAAACGAGCCGCGAGATTCTGCTGATCAAAGGATGGTGCTTTTCGCGGAGCGGAAAAGAGATCGCCGGCGTTCGGGCGAAAATCGGACGCAAAGGCCGGCTGGCGCGCTACGGACTCGAGCGGCGGGACGTAGCCGGGTCCTTCGGCGACTGGCCCCTGGCCAGCCGAAGCGGTTTCACTATCGAACTCCGAGTGCCCCCGGGACGATCGATGGTGCGGTTGGAAATGATCGAGCAGGGATCGGAGTGGCAACCGTTCTTCGAGCATGAGCTGGAAAGAGAACCCGGAGAAGGAGACGCGACCTTCGAGGAAGAATCCGCGGGAGATGCCAGGTTTCCTGAGCGAATTCTAAAGCTGCCTTCACTTTCCGCGGCCAAGGCTTTCGAACTTCTTCAGCCTGCCTTCGACAAACACGCGCAGCGGGCCACCTCCGACGCTCCGTTCTTCAGCATTTTGACTTCAACCTTCAACTCGAAGCCGGAATGGCTGGCGGAAGCAGCCCTGAGCCTGCTCAACCAATCCATCGCCGATTGGGAATGGTGCCTCGTCGATGATGGCTCGGAGAATCCCCAGACGCGAAAACTTCTCGAACTACTCGACCGCATCTCTCCACGCGTCCGGATCTGCTTTTCGGCGAAGGCCGGCATCAGCGCGGCGAACAACCAGGCGCTCGAGCTGGCCCGGGGGGAATACGTCTGCTTCCTCGATCACGACGATTTGCTCCATCCCTTCGCGCTCGAAGCGATGCAGGAAAAGCTGCGCGAAGGCGATGACGTTGTTTACTCCGACGAGGACAAGATCGAAGACGCGACGGGCGATCTGGTTGAACCGTTTTTCAAACCCGATTGGTCCCCGGAATATTTTCGCGGCGTCATGTATGTCGGTCATCTCCTTTGCGTCCGCCGCGACCTTGCCCGGAAAACGCGCTTCGATTCGGCGTTCGACGGCGTCCAGGATTTCGAATTCATGCTCCGGCTAAGCGAGATGGGGCCTCGTATCGGGCATATCCCGCAGGTGCTTTACCATTGGCGGAAAACCCCCGGAAGCATTGCGGCAACGACGGACGCGAAACCAAACCTCGGAGCGTTGCAGGCGCGGGCGGTGAACGCCCATCTGGAGCGAATGGGCCTGGCCGCGCGAGCGGAGCAATCGAAGCTGCCGCATCGGCTCAACTTCGTCCCCGCAAACCGGGAAAGATTGCGCCGAGTGAGCATCATCATTCCCACCCGCGATGCTCCGGATGTTTTCGGGCGTTGTCTCAAGAGCATTTTCGCCACGACATCCCACCCGGATTTTGAGGTGATCGTGATGGACAACGAGACCACGGACGAGAGTGCGCTGGCCCTCATGAGAGAATTTCCGATTCGCCGGATCCTCTTCCCTAACCCGTTTAATTTTTCCCGCGCGAACAACCAGGGGGCTGCAGCCGCGACCGGCGAGCTCCTGGTTTTTTTGAATAACGACACGGAAGTCATTACCGCCGATTGGCTGCAACAGCTCGCTTACTACGCGGAACAAAACGATGTCGGAGCGACCGGAGCGCTTCTCGCCTATCCCGACCGGACTGTGCAGCACGCGGGCGTGGCGCTCGGAATGCGAGGAACGGCGGACCACACGATGCGACGTTTTCCGATCGAAGTGGATGGCTATGCCGGCAGTCTCCTTTGCGCGCGGGAGGTGTCCGCCGTCACGGGGGCCTGTCTCATGATTCGGAAATCGCTTTTCGAAGAGATCGGCGGCTTCAACGAACATTTCTTCACCGCTTATCAGGACGTCGATCTCTGCCTGCGTTTGCGGGCGCGCGGTTTGCGCATCATTTACACACCGCAAGCGCTCCTCTTCCATCACGAATCCGTTTCGCGCCAGAGTTACTACGACATGATTGACCGCATGCTTCTCCTCGATCAATGGGAAGAGGTCATCGAGCGCGGCGACCCCTACTACAATCCCAATCTCAACCTGGAATGCGGCGATTACAGCCGCCGCTCCGCGTGA
- a CDS encoding succinate dehydrogenase cytochrome b subunit: protein MTASSSFYRSSIGKKMIVAITGVVLIAFVLGHLLGNLQIFLGPDWINSYAEHLRQLGPFLWVIRSFLLLNVLLHIFYTISLALENRRARPVAYKKKDNVKATFASRSMALSGLIVLAFILYHLAHFTVRVTDPRFLLLKADPLNRYDVYSMMVYGFQNYFVSGFYVLGMFLLALHLSHGTSSFFQSLGLNDKKLTPKLATAGRIFAWLIFIGYTSIPVAVLLHLVKPAQQL, encoded by the coding sequence GTGACCGCGTCTTCCTCATTTTACCGCTCCTCAATCGGCAAAAAAATGATCGTGGCGATCACCGGCGTGGTCCTGATCGCGTTCGTGCTTGGCCACCTCCTGGGCAATCTCCAGATTTTTCTCGGTCCCGACTGGATCAATTCCTATGCCGAGCATCTGCGGCAACTCGGTCCCTTTCTCTGGGTGATCCGTAGTTTCCTCCTCCTGAATGTTCTTCTCCACATTTTTTACACCATCAGCCTGGCCCTCGAGAATCGGCGGGCCCGCCCGGTGGCCTACAAGAAAAAAGACAATGTGAAGGCGACCTTCGCCTCACGCTCCATGGCTTTGAGCGGGCTGATCGTCCTTGCCTTCATCCTTTATCATCTCGCCCATTTCACCGTCCGGGTGACCGATCCACGCTTTCTCCTTTTGAAAGCCGACCCGCTCAATCGCTACGACGTCTACTCGATGATGGTCTACGGCTTTCAGAATTACTTTGTCTCGGGGTTTTACGTCCTGGGAATGTTCCTTCTCGCGCTTCACCTTAGCCACGGAACTTCGAGCTTTTTTCAATCGCTCGGATTGAACGACAAGAAGCTGACTCCGAAGCTCGCCACCGCCGGCCGGATTTTCGCCTGGCTCATTTTCATCGGATACACCTCCATCCCGGTCGCGGTTCTTCTTCATCTCGTGAAACCGGCGCAACAGCTATGA